A genomic region of Rhodococcus pyridinivorans contains the following coding sequences:
- the radA gene encoding DNA repair protein RadA, translating to MAKTKTLYRCSDCSHTVAKWVGRCPECGTWGSMDEAPVQPVAVASRSGTSLARAGAAAVLPSTPATPLSQIDGKATHAKPTGIPELDRVLGGGVVPGSVVLLAGEPGVGKSTLLLEVVHRWTLRGEADRALYVTGEESAGQVRLRADRTGAVHDRVYLAAENDLATIFGHVEQVKPTLLVVDSVQTMLAADVDGVTGGVTQVRAVTSALTSLAKSSGIPVLLIGHVTKDGAVAGPRSLEHLVDVVLHFEGDKHSTLRMVRGVKNRFGAADEVGCFELAEDGIVGVSDPSGLFLQHRDEAVPGTAVTVTMDGKRPLLGEVQALVVPTHNPSPRRAVSGLDSARVAMVLAVLERRCGLGRLGNCDVYASTVGGMRITDPSADLALALAVASAVRDQPVPAGTVLLGEVGLAGEVRRVVGAGRRLAEANRLGFDRGVVPRDVEGVPKGMKKFEVSNVAQALSTLTR from the coding sequence GTGGCAAAGACCAAGACCCTCTACCGCTGTTCCGACTGCTCGCACACCGTCGCGAAGTGGGTCGGGCGCTGTCCCGAATGCGGAACGTGGGGGTCGATGGACGAAGCACCCGTCCAACCGGTCGCGGTCGCCTCGCGGTCGGGTACCTCGCTCGCCCGCGCCGGTGCCGCCGCCGTGCTGCCGAGCACCCCGGCCACCCCGCTGTCGCAGATCGACGGCAAGGCCACCCACGCGAAGCCCACGGGCATCCCCGAGCTCGACCGCGTCCTCGGCGGCGGTGTCGTACCCGGTTCGGTCGTCCTGCTCGCCGGCGAACCCGGTGTCGGCAAGTCCACGCTGCTCCTCGAGGTGGTGCACCGCTGGACGTTGCGCGGCGAAGCCGATCGCGCGCTCTACGTCACCGGCGAGGAGTCGGCCGGTCAGGTGCGCCTGCGCGCCGACCGCACCGGCGCCGTGCACGACCGGGTCTATCTTGCCGCCGAGAACGACCTCGCGACGATCTTCGGGCACGTGGAGCAGGTCAAGCCCACGCTGCTGGTCGTCGACTCCGTCCAGACGATGCTCGCCGCCGACGTCGACGGCGTGACCGGCGGTGTCACGCAGGTCCGCGCAGTCACCAGCGCCCTGACCTCCCTCGCGAAGTCCAGCGGCATCCCGGTGCTGCTCATCGGCCACGTCACCAAGGACGGCGCGGTCGCCGGTCCGCGTTCCCTCGAGCACCTCGTCGACGTGGTGCTGCACTTCGAAGGCGACAAGCACTCCACGCTGCGCATGGTGCGCGGGGTGAAGAACCGGTTCGGAGCCGCCGACGAGGTGGGCTGCTTCGAACTTGCCGAGGACGGGATCGTCGGCGTCAGCGACCCGTCGGGATTGTTCCTGCAGCACCGCGACGAGGCCGTGCCCGGCACTGCCGTCACGGTCACGATGGACGGCAAACGCCCGCTCCTCGGTGAGGTCCAGGCGCTCGTGGTGCCCACGCACAATCCTTCACCGCGACGCGCCGTGAGCGGTCTCGACTCGGCGCGGGTGGCGATGGTGCTCGCGGTACTCGAGCGTCGCTGCGGGCTCGGCCGGCTCGGTAACTGCGACGTCTACGCCTCCACCGTCGGCGGTATGCGGATCACCGATCCGTCCGCCGACCTCGCGCTCGCACTCGCCGTCGCCTCAGCCGTACGCGACCAGCCCGTCCCGGCCGGCACCGTGCTGCTCGGCGAGGTCGGTCTCGCCGGGGAGGTCCGTCGTGTCGTCGGTGCGGGTCGCCGACTCGCGGAGGCGAACCGGCTCGGCTTCGACCGCGGGGTGGTTCCGCGCGATGTCGAGGGTGTCCCGAAGGGCATGAAGAAGTTCGAGGTGTCCAACGTGGCGCAGGCACTGTCGACCCTCACACGCTGA
- the dinB gene encoding DNA polymerase IV, whose protein sequence is MFVSDATVLHADLDAFYASVEQRDDPWLRAKPIVVGGGVVLAASYEAKAHGIVTAMSGRAARALCPGLISVPPRMEAYAQASRDVFAIFDRTTPIVEGISIDEAFLDVSGLGRIAGRPVDIAARLRRTVAEEVGLPITVGVARTKFLAKVASGVAKPDGLLLVPPHAELEFLHPLPVERLWGVGKVTAAKLHAHGLRTVADVAAHSESDLVSLLGRTAGRHLHALAIGHDPRPVRHRRRSSMGAQHALGRGPHSLESVGETLQLLVDRVGRRMRRAGRLGRTVVLRMRFADYTRATRSHTLPGATARTDLLSAAAHDLLEQTRPLIAERGLTLIGIAVTNLVGEGVEQLELPFDEPVEAAGDSTGDTRTQHRAVDRHALDAVLDDLHSRYGAGAVTSAALLGRDHRPGVPLLPDGPET, encoded by the coding sequence GTGTTCGTGTCCGATGCGACGGTGCTGCATGCCGATCTCGACGCGTTCTACGCGTCGGTGGAGCAGCGCGACGATCCGTGGCTGCGCGCCAAACCGATCGTCGTGGGCGGGGGCGTCGTACTCGCGGCGAGCTATGAGGCCAAGGCTCACGGCATCGTCACCGCGATGTCGGGCCGAGCCGCCCGCGCCCTGTGCCCGGGACTGATCTCGGTGCCTCCCCGCATGGAGGCCTATGCGCAGGCCTCGCGCGACGTCTTCGCGATCTTCGATCGCACCACACCGATCGTGGAGGGGATCTCCATCGACGAGGCGTTCCTCGACGTCTCCGGTCTCGGGCGCATCGCCGGCAGACCCGTCGACATCGCCGCACGCCTGCGCCGCACGGTCGCCGAGGAGGTGGGGCTGCCGATCACCGTCGGTGTCGCGCGCACCAAGTTCCTCGCCAAGGTCGCGAGCGGGGTGGCCAAGCCCGACGGACTGCTCCTCGTCCCTCCGCACGCCGAACTCGAGTTCCTCCATCCGTTGCCGGTGGAGCGGTTGTGGGGCGTCGGCAAGGTGACGGCGGCGAAGTTGCACGCGCACGGTCTGCGGACCGTGGCCGATGTCGCCGCCCACTCCGAGTCCGATCTCGTCTCGCTGCTCGGACGCACGGCGGGACGCCACCTGCACGCGCTCGCGATCGGTCACGATCCGCGTCCGGTCCGGCATCGGCGGCGCAGTTCGATGGGCGCGCAGCACGCGCTCGGCCGCGGACCCCACAGCCTCGAGTCGGTCGGCGAGACGCTGCAACTGCTCGTCGACCGCGTGGGCCGGCGGATGCGCCGGGCCGGACGCCTCGGCCGCACGGTGGTCCTGCGGATGCGCTTCGCCGACTACACCCGCGCGACACGCTCTCACACGCTGCCCGGGGCCACCGCACGCACCGATCTGCTGTCGGCGGCGGCGCACGACCTGCTCGAGCAGACCCGACCGCTCATCGCCGAGCGCGGTCTCACGCTCATCGGGATCGCGGTGACGAATCTCGTCGGTGAAGGCGTCGAGCAACTCGAGCTGCCGTTCGACGAGCCGGTCGAGGCCGCCGGGGACAGTACTGGAGACACGCGAACGCAGCACCGCGCCGTCGACCGGCATGCCCTCGATGCCGTCCTGGACGATCTGCACTCCCGCTACGGCGCGGGCGCGGTCACTTCCGCGGCGTTGCTCGGACGCGACCACCGGCCGGGTGTTCCGCTGCTCCCCGACGGACCGGAGACCTGA
- a CDS encoding PaaI family thioesterase produces the protein MRSTWTLPDDLGVPDLPEDHPGPGAPVPQHWNKCFGCGDDQPSGLAMEFTIGEGLEVLGRLDVATRYQGGPGFIHGGILMTAFDEVQGMACNAALRTAVVTGHFETDFARPIPLGSVLEFRARVDGLVRRKVYTSAEARIVAGPPADPDVVVASSVGLFVVVGHEHFAKGRDYADGIPQSEHDISAV, from the coding sequence ATGCGCAGCACCTGGACTTTGCCCGACGACCTCGGCGTTCCCGATCTGCCGGAAGATCATCCCGGCCCGGGTGCGCCGGTACCGCAGCATTGGAACAAGTGCTTCGGGTGTGGTGACGACCAGCCCTCCGGCCTCGCGATGGAGTTCACGATCGGCGAAGGCCTCGAGGTGCTCGGCCGTCTCGACGTCGCCACGCGCTACCAGGGCGGACCGGGATTCATCCACGGCGGCATCCTCATGACGGCCTTCGACGAGGTCCAGGGAATGGCGTGCAACGCCGCCCTGCGGACCGCCGTCGTCACCGGGCACTTCGAGACGGACTTCGCCCGTCCCATCCCCCTGGGCTCGGTGCTCGAGTTCCGCGCCCGCGTCGACGGCTTGGTGCGGCGCAAGGTCTACACCAGTGCGGAGGCGCGCATCGTCGCCGGTCCGCCGGCCGATCCGGACGTCGTGGTGGCGTCGTCGGTCGGGTTGTTCGTCGTCGTCGGGCACGAGCACTTCGCGAAGGGCCGCGACTACGCCGACGGCATCCCGCAGAGTGAACACGACATCTCCGCCGTCTGA
- the disA gene encoding DNA integrity scanning diadenylate cyclase DisA, with protein MTESAPASTLSDTIARLAPGTALRDGLERILRGRTGGLIVLGFDDKVAELCDGGFELDVEFAPTRLRELSKMDGAVVVSTDGSRIVRANVQLVPDPSIPTVESGTRHRAAERTAIQTGYPVVSVSQSMSIVSVYVDGRRHVINDSATILSRANQAVATLERYKARLDEVTRQLSVVEIEDIVTLRDALTVAQRLEMMHRLSVEIEQDVLELGTDGRQLALQLEELVGDNQLARQLIVRDYLAGEHVPTQQEVEQALERLAHLTDVDLLDLTSLARAFGYSGTIEALDTSMSPRGYRVLHRVPRLQARQINRLVGAFGTLQGLLAATAADLQAVDGVGALWARYIREGLSRLAEAAINHYD; from the coding sequence ATGACCGAGTCGGCGCCGGCATCGACGCTGAGCGACACCATCGCTCGTCTGGCGCCCGGCACCGCGCTACGCGACGGTCTCGAACGCATCCTCCGCGGCCGCACGGGCGGCCTGATCGTCCTCGGTTTCGACGACAAGGTCGCCGAGCTGTGCGACGGCGGTTTCGAACTCGACGTCGAGTTCGCCCCCACCCGACTTCGGGAGCTGTCGAAGATGGACGGCGCCGTGGTCGTGTCCACCGACGGTTCGCGCATCGTGCGTGCCAACGTGCAACTCGTGCCCGATCCGAGCATCCCCACCGTGGAGTCCGGCACCCGGCACCGCGCCGCGGAACGCACCGCAATCCAGACCGGATATCCGGTGGTTTCGGTCAGCCAGTCGATGAGCATCGTCAGCGTGTACGTCGACGGTCGCCGCCACGTCATCAACGACTCCGCGACCATCCTGTCCCGGGCCAACCAGGCCGTCGCGACACTCGAGCGCTACAAGGCCCGCCTCGACGAGGTGACCCGGCAGTTGTCCGTGGTCGAGATCGAGGACATCGTCACGCTGCGCGACGCGCTCACCGTGGCGCAGCGGCTCGAGATGATGCACCGCCTGTCCGTGGAGATCGAGCAGGACGTGCTCGAACTCGGGACCGACGGTCGCCAGCTGGCCCTCCAGCTCGAAGAACTCGTCGGCGACAACCAGCTCGCCCGGCAGCTCATCGTGCGGGACTATCTTGCGGGCGAGCACGTCCCCACCCAGCAGGAGGTCGAGCAGGCGCTCGAGCGTCTCGCACACCTGACCGACGTCGACCTGCTCGACCTGACGAGCCTCGCCCGCGCCTTCGGCTATTCGGGCACCATCGAGGCCCTCGACACCTCGATGAGTCCCCGCGGTTATCGCGTGCTCCATCGGGTGCCGCGCCTGCAGGCCCGGCAGATCAACCGGCTCGTAGGTGCGTTCGGCACACTGCAGGGCCTGCTCGCGGCCACCGCTGCCGATCTGCAGGCGGTCGACGGGGTCGGCGCCCTGTGGGCCCGGTACATCCGCGAGGGACTGTCGCGGCTCGCCGAAGCCGCGATCAACCACTACGACTGA
- a CDS encoding carbonic anhydrase: MPNSNPISAWKALTEGNHRFVSDTPLHPSQGIDRRAELVNGQHPTAVLFGCGDSRVAAEIIFDQGLGDMFVVRTAGHVIDSSVLGSIEYAVDILNVPLIVILGHDSCGAVAATIDALDKGTVPGGHIRSLVERVAPSILMGRAEGLSTVDELEGRHVVETGKLLTDRSRIIADRIADGRCAIVGVTYKLEDGKVSLRGHFGDIGEVSDN; encoded by the coding sequence ATGCCGAACTCCAATCCCATCTCCGCCTGGAAAGCCCTGACCGAGGGTAATCATCGTTTCGTCAGCGACACGCCGCTGCACCCGAGCCAGGGAATCGATCGTCGCGCCGAACTCGTCAACGGCCAGCACCCCACCGCCGTGCTGTTCGGCTGCGGAGACTCCCGCGTCGCCGCAGAGATCATCTTCGACCAGGGGCTCGGCGACATGTTCGTGGTCCGCACCGCGGGTCACGTCATCGACAGTTCCGTCCTCGGTTCCATCGAGTACGCAGTCGACATCCTCAACGTTCCGCTCATCGTCATCCTCGGTCACGACAGCTGTGGTGCCGTGGCGGCGACCATCGATGCCCTCGACAAGGGCACGGTGCCGGGCGGCCACATCCGCAGCCTCGTCGAGCGTGTCGCTCCCTCGATCCTCATGGGCAGGGCCGAGGGTCTGTCCACCGTCGACGAACTCGAGGGGCGCCACGTCGTCGAGACGGGCAAGCTGCTCACGGATCGTTCGCGGATCATCGCCGACCGCATCGCCGACGGCCGCTGCGCCATCGTGGGCGTCACCTACAAGCTCGAGGACGGCAAGGTGAGTCTGCGGGGCCACTTCGGAGACATCGGCGAGGTCTCCGACAACTGA
- a CDS encoding A/G-specific adenine glycosylase, with the protein MSVDAPSLLRWYAAQARDLPWRRDGVTGWQILMSEVMLQQTPVARVAPIWEEWVRRWPVPSAMAASNQAEVLRAWGKLGYPRRALRLHECAGVLAAEHDDRVPEDVDVLLTLPGVGAYTARAVACFAYGQRVPVADTNVRRVVARAVHGRAEPGNPSTTRDLADVEAILPRQRARAATFSAALMELGATVCTARTPDCGRCPLPECAWVQAGRPAHDGPPRKVQKFAGTDRQVRGRLMAVLRESSVPVERPVLDSVWTTDPGQRDRALHSLLVDGLVEQTDDGRFALAGEGSTS; encoded by the coding sequence ATGTCCGTGGACGCACCGTCGTTGCTGCGCTGGTATGCCGCGCAGGCGCGCGACCTGCCGTGGCGCCGCGACGGGGTGACGGGCTGGCAGATCCTCATGTCCGAGGTCATGCTGCAGCAGACGCCGGTCGCCCGGGTCGCTCCGATCTGGGAGGAGTGGGTGCGGCGCTGGCCCGTGCCGTCCGCGATGGCCGCCTCGAACCAGGCCGAGGTGCTGCGGGCGTGGGGCAAGCTCGGCTATCCGCGCCGCGCGCTGCGCCTGCACGAGTGCGCCGGCGTACTCGCCGCCGAGCACGACGACCGGGTTCCCGAGGACGTCGACGTCCTGCTGACCCTGCCCGGCGTCGGCGCCTACACCGCCCGCGCCGTGGCGTGCTTCGCATACGGACAGCGTGTGCCGGTGGCGGACACGAACGTGCGTCGTGTCGTCGCCCGCGCCGTCCACGGTCGGGCGGAGCCGGGAAACCCTTCGACCACAAGGGATCTCGCCGACGTCGAGGCTATCCTTCCGCGTCAGCGTGCACGTGCGGCGACCTTCTCCGCGGCGCTGATGGAACTCGGTGCGACCGTGTGCACCGCTCGCACGCCCGACTGCGGACGCTGCCCGCTGCCCGAGTGCGCATGGGTACAGGCCGGGCGGCCCGCCCACGACGGACCACCCCGGAAGGTGCAGAAGTTCGCCGGTACCGACCGGCAGGTGCGCGGCCGGTTGATGGCGGTGCTGCGCGAGAGCAGCGTCCCGGTGGAGCGTCCCGTCCTCGACAGCGTGTGGACCACGGATCCGGGCCAGCGCGACCGCGCCCTGCATTCACTGCTCGTGGACGGTCTCGTCGAGCAGACCGACGACGGCCGTTTCGCGCTCGCCGGCGAGGGATCGACCTCCTAG
- a CDS encoding alpha/beta fold hydrolase produces the protein MLHDEGGTGRPILLLHGLMGSARTWRRHVPWLREHGHVYTFDAAGHGRPAPDELTTEAFVADLETHLTGITEPLVVIGHSMGALHAWCFAATHPERVTALVLEDMAPDFRGRTAANWAAMIAQWPQPFPTGDAVFDFFGPVAGRYFLDSFVRRDDGWYLHGEVETFRDISEEWGSRHFWDEWNSIRVPALLLEGEFTITPEGQMRRMVTRPGTDHVLVDGAGHLVHDDRPDEFRTAVEHFLTAHALSASRLE, from the coding sequence GTGTTGCACGACGAGGGCGGAACCGGACGACCCATCCTGCTGTTGCACGGTCTCATGGGCAGCGCCCGCACGTGGCGTCGTCACGTGCCGTGGCTGCGCGAACACGGACACGTGTACACCTTCGACGCCGCCGGTCACGGTCGTCCCGCTCCCGACGAACTCACCACCGAGGCGTTCGTCGCCGATCTCGAAACCCATCTCACCGGGATCACCGAACCGCTCGTCGTGATCGGGCATTCGATGGGTGCCCTGCACGCGTGGTGCTTCGCTGCGACCCATCCCGAGCGGGTCACCGCGCTGGTGCTCGAGGACATGGCGCCCGACTTCCGGGGACGCACGGCCGCGAACTGGGCGGCGATGATCGCGCAGTGGCCGCAACCGTTCCCCACCGGGGATGCGGTGTTCGACTTCTTCGGGCCCGTCGCGGGTCGCTACTTCCTCGACTCGTTCGTCCGCCGCGATGACGGCTGGTATCTGCACGGCGAGGTCGAGACCTTCCGCGACATCTCGGAAGAGTGGGGGTCGCGGCACTTCTGGGACGAGTGGAACTCGATCCGCGTGCCCGCGCTGCTGCTCGAAGGCGAGTTCACCATCACCCCCGAGGGGCAGATGCGGCGGATGGTGACGCGACCCGGCACCGACCACGTCCTCGTCGACGGCGCCGGGCATCTCGTGCACGACGACCGGCCCGACGAGTTCCGCACCGCAGTGGAACACTTCCTCACCGCGCACGCACTGTCGGCGAGCCGACTCGAGTAG
- a CDS encoding antibiotic biosynthesis monooxygenase family protein, with translation MAVVKINAIEVPEGAGPELEKRFANRAHTVDNSPGFLGFQLLRPTAGENRYFVVTQWESEEDFAAWRDGDARAAHAGEAKKPVATGASLLEFEVVLDVKKS, from the coding sequence ATGGCAGTCGTGAAGATCAACGCAATCGAAGTTCCCGAAGGCGCCGGCCCCGAGCTGGAGAAGCGATTCGCCAATCGGGCGCACACCGTCGACAACTCCCCCGGCTTCCTGGGCTTCCAGCTGCTCCGCCCCACCGCGGGCGAGAACCGGTACTTCGTGGTGACTCAGTGGGAGTCCGAGGAGGACTTCGCCGCGTGGCGCGACGGCGACGCACGTGCTGCCCACGCGGGTGAGGCGAAGAAGCCCGTCGCGACCGGCGCATCGCTGCTCGAGTTCGAGGTCGTCCTCGACGTCAAGAAGTCCTGA
- a CDS encoding DUF1990 family protein, which translates to MSASGGSGREFTYAEVGASLRAFRDEAPLPSGYRHLRVESELGRGDTVFEVAAAQLFSWDMHRGAGIRIPPGTPLAVPGVEVDLGFGLGPVRASARCRVIEIVDTPDIRGFTYGTLPGHPASGEETFVVERTVDGRVRGTVLAFSRPARWYTKLAGPVGHLLQQQIARRYLAALTA; encoded by the coding sequence ATGTCCGCGTCCGGCGGGTCCGGGCGTGAGTTCACCTATGCGGAGGTGGGAGCGAGCCTGCGTGCCTTCCGGGACGAGGCACCGCTCCCCTCCGGTTATCGACATCTGAGGGTCGAGAGCGAACTGGGCCGCGGCGACACCGTGTTCGAGGTCGCCGCTGCCCAGTTGTTCTCGTGGGACATGCACCGCGGCGCGGGCATACGGATCCCGCCCGGCACGCCCCTCGCAGTACCCGGCGTCGAAGTGGATCTCGGCTTCGGTCTCGGACCGGTGCGCGCGTCGGCGCGGTGCCGCGTGATCGAGATCGTCGACACCCCGGACATACGCGGGTTCACCTACGGCACACTCCCCGGTCATCCCGCCAGCGGCGAGGAGACCTTCGTCGTCGAGCGCACCGTGGACGGACGGGTGCGGGGAACGGTGCTCGCGTTCTCCCGCCCCGCCCGCTGGTACACGAAGCTGGCCGGTCCCGTCGGGCACCTGCTCCAGCAGCAGATCGCGCGACGTTATCTCGCGGCACTCACAGCTTGA
- a CDS encoding DsbA family oxidoreductase: MSMPDVLLPTAHIEIWSDIACPWCYIGKRRFAEALESFGDRDRIEVTWRSYQLSPDTPVGRRVPEVEALVAMKGMPAEQVRQMFAQVSDTAADVGLEIDFDNVVAANTFDAHRLVHLAGDKRDEVLEALFRAHFVDGEVIDDVDVLVKVAAEVGLDPESTRAALDGDDPAGEAAADAVTADLFDARRIGVQGVPFFVANRAVAVSGAQPVDVFRQFLRRAVDDVTVKL; this comes from the coding sequence ATGAGCATGCCTGACGTACTTCTCCCCACCGCTCACATCGAGATCTGGTCCGACATCGCCTGCCCCTGGTGCTACATCGGCAAGCGGCGCTTCGCGGAGGCCCTCGAGTCCTTCGGCGACCGCGACCGGATCGAGGTCACCTGGAGGTCGTACCAGCTCTCGCCCGACACGCCGGTCGGGCGACGGGTCCCCGAGGTGGAGGCGCTCGTCGCGATGAAGGGGATGCCGGCCGAGCAGGTCAGGCAGATGTTCGCGCAGGTCTCGGACACCGCTGCCGACGTTGGACTCGAGATCGACTTCGACAACGTCGTCGCCGCCAACACCTTCGATGCGCACCGACTCGTGCATCTGGCGGGCGACAAGCGCGACGAGGTGCTCGAAGCGTTGTTCCGTGCGCATTTCGTCGACGGCGAGGTGATCGACGACGTGGATGTCCTCGTGAAGGTCGCCGCCGAGGTCGGGCTCGATCCGGAGTCGACGCGCGCGGCGCTCGACGGCGACGATCCCGCCGGTGAAGCGGCGGCCGACGCCGTGACCGCCGATCTCTTCGACGCGCGACGGATCGGCGTGCAGGGGGTGCCGTTCTTCGTGGCCAACCGCGCCGTCGCGGTGTCGGGTGCGCAGCCTGTGGACGTCTTCCGTCAGTTCCTGCGCAGGGCCGTCGACGATGTGACGGTCAAGCTGTGA
- a CDS encoding OsmC family protein: MPTRTARTAWNGDLQKGSGQVELTSSGRGTFDVSFPKRSAENADGTTSPEELIAAAHSSCFAMQLSALIAEAGGTPQSLEVTADVSLGPDPAGGFRLTGIRLKVRGEVDGLDADGFVKAAEDAKAGCPVSKALTGVEISLDAALES, from the coding sequence ATGCCCACTCGTACCGCACGGACCGCATGGAACGGGGATCTGCAGAAGGGCTCCGGTCAGGTGGAGCTCACCAGCTCGGGCCGTGGCACGTTCGACGTGTCGTTCCCGAAACGCTCGGCGGAGAACGCGGACGGCACCACCAGCCCCGAGGAGCTCATCGCCGCCGCACACTCGTCGTGCTTCGCGATGCAGTTGTCCGCGCTGATCGCGGAGGCGGGCGGCACGCCGCAGAGCCTCGAGGTCACCGCCGACGTCTCGCTGGGGCCCGATCCGGCGGGCGGATTTCGACTCACCGGAATCCGGTTGAAGGTGCGGGGCGAGGTCGACGGCCTCGACGCCGACGGCTTCGTCAAGGCCGCGGAGGACGCGAAGGCCGGATGCCCTGTGAGCAAGGCACTCACCGGCGTCGAGATCTCCCTGGACGCCGCGCTCGAGAGCTGA
- a CDS encoding TetR/AcrR family transcriptional regulator translates to MSEPEATRAYRGVAPADRRAERRKRLQNAVIDVVADEGWSATTVRKVAATAGVGPRFFYESFTDMTDLVTTAYDELGATLLERAVDAIAAAPDELHAKARAAVGAIVGAVERNPQQGRFLISDAPPLAERKSAFIRSAADELAKQSDAVGTRLDSRQAELRAVVVMAGAVELVRGWLDGTLDIRPDELTEIVASTLSTLTAHMPTIGR, encoded by the coding sequence GTGTCCGAGCCCGAAGCCACCCGCGCGTATCGCGGCGTCGCCCCGGCCGACCGGCGCGCCGAACGCCGCAAGCGTCTCCAGAACGCGGTGATCGACGTCGTCGCCGACGAGGGCTGGTCGGCGACGACGGTACGGAAGGTCGCGGCCACCGCGGGAGTCGGCCCGCGCTTCTTCTACGAGAGCTTCACCGACATGACCGACCTCGTCACCACCGCCTACGACGAGCTCGGCGCGACCCTGCTCGAACGCGCCGTCGACGCCATCGCGGCGGCCCCCGACGAGCTGCACGCCAAGGCACGCGCCGCGGTGGGAGCGATCGTCGGCGCCGTCGAACGCAACCCCCAGCAGGGTCGCTTCCTCATCTCCGACGCGCCCCCGCTCGCCGAGCGGAAGAGCGCGTTCATCCGGTCCGCCGCCGACGAACTCGCCAAGCAGAGCGACGCGGTGGGCACCCGCCTCGACTCCCGGCAGGCCGAACTGCGTGCGGTGGTCGTCATGGCCGGCGCCGTCGAGCTCGTCCGCGGCTGGCTCGACGGCACGCTCGACATCCGTCCCGACGAACTCACCGAGATCGTCGCCAGCACCCTGTCGACACTCACCGCGCACATGCCGACCATCGGCAGATAA
- a CDS encoding MBL fold metallo-hydrolase, translating to MRQVLPDLWETQEDNPFPGLRTHAYLWTGTNNVLFYSVAGEADFDELGRLGGITDQYLSHQDEAGPMLGKIAERFGPRLHAAAAEADVVGRHARIDVPLTECHVDDNGVEIVPTPGHTVGSTCYLVPGADGTRYLFTGDTLYRGASGTWRAGYIEGMSDARVLADSLRLLAKTEPDVVVSSAFAGEAGVHRIDAREWPAHVDQALSGLSAAVQG from the coding sequence ATGCGGCAAGTACTGCCCGATCTGTGGGAGACGCAGGAGGACAATCCGTTCCCGGGGCTGAGGACGCACGCCTATCTGTGGACCGGGACGAACAACGTGCTCTTCTACTCGGTCGCGGGTGAGGCCGATTTCGACGAACTGGGCCGCCTCGGGGGGATCACCGACCAGTACCTGTCCCACCAGGACGAGGCCGGTCCGATGCTCGGCAAGATCGCCGAGCGCTTCGGGCCGAGACTCCACGCCGCAGCGGCGGAGGCCGACGTGGTCGGCCGGCACGCCCGCATCGACGTCCCGCTGACGGAATGTCATGTGGACGACAACGGGGTGGAGATCGTTCCGACACCCGGGCACACGGTGGGCAGCACCTGCTATCTGGTGCCCGGCGCGGACGGGACCCGCTACCTGTTCACCGGCGACACGCTGTATCGCGGTGCTTCGGGGACGTGGCGGGCCGGCTACATCGAGGGGATGAGCGACGCCCGTGTGCTCGCCGACAGTCTGCGCCTGCTGGCGAAGACGGAACCCGATGTGGTGGTCTCGAGTGCGTTCGCGGGGGAGGCGGGCGTGCATCGGATCGACGCCCGGGAGTGGCCCGCCCACGTCGACCAGGCTCTGAGCGGGTTGTCTGCCGCGGTGCAGGGCTGA